GCGCAAAGTCACGATCTGATGCGCCTGCGCGCTGCCGTCGCCGCCCTGCTGCTGGCCGCCAGCGCGGGCGCGGCGGCAGGCTTGCCGGTCTTTTGCGAACGCACGCTCGACATTGGCGCCGCCGACCAGGACCGCGTGCTGCGCTTCGCCGGCGTGGTCAAGCAAGAACTGGAGCGTTCCGGCTCCAACGTCGCGCTGATTGCCCGCGCGGGCCTGGACCTGAGTCGCTTCGGCCAGCTGTATTCGCATGCCGGCGTCGCCCTGCGCGAGCATCCCGGCGGCGCCTGGTCGGTACGCCAGCTGTACTACGCCTGCGACGAGTCGCGCCCGCGCCTGTTCGACCAGGGCATTTCCGGTTTCGCGCTGGGCGCCGATGCGCCGGCGCGTGGCCATATTGCGCTGCTGTTCCTGCCCGCCCAAGACGGCGCCCGGCTGGCGGCGGCCGCGCAAGACAGGCAGCTTGGCCTGGCCCTGCTGTCGGACCACTACAGCGCCAATGCCTACGCCTGGAGCACCCGCTACCAGAACTGCAACGGCTGGGTGGCAGAACTGATTGCCAGCGCCTGGGGCCGCCAAGATGGCCAGGCGCACCGGCCCGGGCACGCGCGTGAACAGGCCCAGGCCTGGCTGCGCACCCAGGGCTATACCGCCGGTCCGATCAGGATACCCTCGCACGCGATGATGTTTGCCGGCCAATTTGTGCCGCTGGTACACATGAACGACCATCCGATCGAAGACACGCATGCGCTCGCACTGCACGTGAGCGTACCGGCCTCGATCGAGCAGTTCGTGCGCCGCCAGGCGCCGCAGACCCAGCGTGTGGAGCTATGCCACGACCGCGGCCGCATCGTGGTGCGGCGGGGTTGGGAGCCGATCGGCGCGCAGTGCGAACCCGGCCCGGACGATACGGTGATCAGCCTGGCGCCGTGACCGGCAGGCTGAAAGACACGATCTTCCTGACGGCCCAACATGGGCTAGCCTCGGTATGCGCCGCGCGAGATAGAAATCGGATCAAGGTCTAGACTGATCATCATTCACCGTTCGACTATCTTCGGCAATCCGTGCGTGCCCTCCTATAAAATGAACTGGTATCATGCGCGTTTTCCGGACGTTGGCCCCGGCGCTGTCTGACAGCGCGCCCGTCCTTCACCCTACAGAAGATCAAGAATGAGCACACCATCCAACCTGCCCTCTTTCTGGAGCCGGCTCTCGATCGCTTTCGGCAGTTTTTTCAAGTCGCTGGGCGACGCCGAATTTGCCGCGCGCGTGCGCGATGACGGGGTCGGCCCGGTCGTGTCCCGCCCCAGCGCGCCAGAACCGGCGCCCGCTCCAGGCCCGGCAGCGCCGGTACTGCGCGCCGCCAGCGGCGAATCGGCGCTGCAGCTGCTGACCCTGTTCCAGCGCGAAGCGCGCCTGATCGACTTCGCCCACGAAAACCTGGGTGCCTATACCGATGCCGACATCGGCGCCGCGGCGCGCGTGGTGCACGAAGGCTGCGCGCGCGTCCTGCGCGAGCACTTCACGATCGAGCCGGTACGCAGCGAAGCCGAAGGCTCGCGCATCACGCTCGACGCCGGCTTCGACGCCGCCAGCGTGCGCCTGACCGGCAACGTCGTCGGCTCGGCGCCATTCAAGGGCGTGCTGTCGCACCGCGGCTGGCGCGCCGCCCGGGTCCAGCTGCCGCAGCTGGCCGAACAACACGATGCGCGCGTGCTGGCTCCGGCGGAGGTGGAACTGTGAGCGAT
Above is a genomic segment from Massilia sp. H6 containing:
- a CDS encoding DUF2145 domain-containing protein, whose translation is MRLRAAVAALLLAASAGAAAGLPVFCERTLDIGAADQDRVLRFAGVVKQELERSGSNVALIARAGLDLSRFGQLYSHAGVALREHPGGAWSVRQLYYACDESRPRLFDQGISGFALGADAPARGHIALLFLPAQDGARLAAAAQDRQLGLALLSDHYSANAYAWSTRYQNCNGWVAELIASAWGRQDGQAHRPGHAREQAQAWLRTQGYTAGPIRIPSHAMMFAGQFVPLVHMNDHPIEDTHALALHVSVPASIEQFVRRQAPQTQRVELCHDRGRIVVRRGWEPIGAQCEPGPDDTVISLAP
- a CDS encoding DUF2760 domain-containing protein, giving the protein MSTPSNLPSFWSRLSIAFGSFFKSLGDAEFAARVRDDGVGPVVSRPSAPEPAPAPGPAAPVLRAASGESALQLLTLFQREARLIDFAHENLGAYTDADIGAAARVVHEGCARVLREHFTIEPVRSEAEGSRITLDAGFDAASVRLTGNVVGSAPFKGVLSHRGWRAARVQLPQLAEQHDARVLAPAEVEL